In the Malania oleifera isolate guangnan ecotype guangnan chromosome 1, ASM2987363v1, whole genome shotgun sequence genome, one interval contains:
- the LOC131152756 gene encoding auxin-responsive protein SAUR50, producing MAIRKSNKLPQPAALKQILKKCSSFSKKSGSGYDSGGGGLPDDVPKGHFAVYVGQNRSRYIVPIAWLDHPEFQSLLRRAEEEFGFNHGMGITIPCEEVVFRSLTSMIRS from the coding sequence ATGGCCATTAGGAAGTCAAACAAGCTACCTCAACCAGCAGCTCTGAAGCAAATCCTGAAGAAGTGCTCCAGCTTCAGCAAGAAGAGCGGCAGCGGCTATGACAGCGGCGGCGGCGGTCTTCCTGATGATGTGCCAAAGGGGCACTTTGCAGTATACGTGGGACAAAACAGGAGCAGATATATTGTCCCCATAGCATGGTTGGATCACCCGGAGTTCCAGAGCCTGCTCCGGCGGGCGGAAGAGGAATTTGGTTTTAACCATGGTATGGGCATTACCATCCCTTGTGAAGAAGTTGTTTTCCGCTCTCTAACGTCCATGATCAGATCCTAA